The stretch of DNA CGAAGCGCGGGTGCGTGCCGCCCACGTCCCCGGCAGGCGGCGTCACGGGCAGGGAGGCGGCGACGGCGGCGATGAGCAACGCGCCGGCGACCGACGCGAGGGTTCCCGTCGGCGTGACGCCTCCCGATGCGCCCGGCGTGACCGGCCGTCCGGTCGTGATCAGTCGCGGCCGCGTGCGGCTCCATCGGCCGAGTTCCGTCGCCCACGTGTCGGCGGTGGCGGCCGCGACGGCGCCGGCCGCCACCCCGAAGCCCTGCGGCCATCCCGTCGCGGCGTAAAGCACGGCCGCCAGCGTGGCGATGCCGCCGTTCGCGGCGACCTGCTGCCAGCGGCGTCCTACGCGATCGTGGGAGTGGGGCGCATCGACGCCCGGCGGGTCCAGATGAGTCACGATCGAGGACGTGATGAAGAACACGCCGACCAGTGCGAGCCAATGCCATCCGGCGAGGACGAGCACTGTGCCGGTCAACGCGGCCGCCCAGGCGCCCGACTCGGTGAGCGCGCCGCGGCGGTGGGCGACGAAGGCGACGCCGGCGCTCAAGAATCCCCCGGCGATCACACGGATGACCCATTCCACGCTGGCGTCTTCGAGCGCGAAAGGACGGCGCCTTCCCGGCGGTCGCGGTTTGCGCGCATCTACGATCTATTGACAACCATCACGGGCAAGCGTAGAGTAAGTGAGGTAGTGGAACCGTCCGCAGCACCTTAACAACGCAACGCCTCGATCACCGGCCTCCCTCATCGACGCAACGATCGAGTTCA from bacterium encodes:
- a CDS encoding DUF92 domain-containing protein, which produces MEWVIRVIAGGFLSAGVAFVAHRRGALTESGAWAAALTGTVLVLAGWHWLALVGVFFITSSIVTHLDPPGVDAPHSHDRVGRRWQQVAANGGIATLAAVLYAATGWPQGFGVAAGAVAAATADTWATELGRWSRTRPRLITTGRPVTPGASGGVTPTGTLASVAGALLIAAVAASLPVTPPAGDVGGTHPRFAWAAWITVAGITGSLLDSILGATVEGRWRWLDNDMVNVAATASGAAVMLYVTTSRL